A genomic region of Staphylococcus roterodami contains the following coding sequences:
- a CDS encoding YqcI/YcgG family protein has translation MFFFQNNVKQLPKDYKWLETETHKSIEVIESKGFPCVFGVQGHKKEVHFYSALNYPYDPKELSSDIDQYLKELKKMKKNERGISGLLVYFEPIGNMNIHAKQFLAWQVLSTMKNLYGNKNDSIDNDPFTDEYAFKFKDELWFINFSSNSYTHRKSRNLGSFITLAMQTLSKSDEYFNSNIETKAKAQKLVRNLAEKYDGCPVHSGLGPIIGSGKFSPAKLSYFIGDKNDDPSYEPWKYSPFKPQRIIIDDAIVKDYALQFDQFYQLYNNKTFLTLTESHNNNDINKNNVLITNNPSHIEKYKNKIKVATFNNRYETDKNICKIDYINDLIALRYLK, from the coding sequence ATGTTCTTTTTTCAAAACAATGTAAAACAGTTACCTAAAGATTATAAATGGTTAGAAACTGAAACTCACAAATCTATAGAAGTTATTGAATCAAAAGGCTTTCCTTGTGTATTTGGCGTGCAAGGTCACAAAAAAGAAGTACATTTTTATTCTGCCTTAAACTATCCATATGATCCTAAAGAGCTATCTTCCGATATTGACCAATATTTAAAAGAATTGAAAAAGATGAAAAAGAATGAACGAGGAATTTCTGGCCTATTAGTTTATTTTGAACCAATTGGTAATATGAATATTCATGCGAAACAATTTTTAGCTTGGCAAGTTCTTTCCACAATGAAAAATTTATATGGCAATAAAAACGATAGTATTGATAATGACCCATTTACTGATGAATATGCTTTTAAATTCAAAGATGAACTATGGTTTATTAATTTCAGCTCAAATAGTTACACACATAGAAAATCAAGAAACTTAGGTTCATTTATTACATTAGCTATGCAAACACTGAGCAAATCTGATGAGTATTTTAATTCAAATATTGAAACAAAAGCTAAAGCACAGAAATTAGTTAGAAATCTTGCTGAAAAATATGATGGTTGTCCTGTTCATTCTGGTTTAGGCCCAATTATAGGTTCAGGTAAATTTTCTCCTGCCAAATTATCATACTTTATTGGAGATAAAAATGACGATCCATCATATGAACCTTGGAAATACTCCCCTTTTAAACCTCAAAGAATAATCATAGACGATGCAATAGTTAAAGACTATGCCTTACAGTTTGATCAATTCTATCAACTATATAACAACAAAACTTTTTTAACACTTACAGAATCTCATAATAATAATGATATTAATAAAAATAATGTCTTAATCACTAATAACCCAAGTCATATTGAAAAATATAAAAATAAAATTAAAGTAGCTACTTTTAATAATCGTTATGAAACCGATAAGAATATTTGTAAAATTGACTATATCAATGATTTAATTGCCTTACGCTATTTAAAATAA
- a CDS encoding metal ABC transporter substrate-binding protein, translating to MKKLIPLLLALLLLVAACGTGGKQSSDKSNGKLKVVTTNSILYDMAKNVGGDNVDIHSIVPVGQDPHEYEVKPKDIKKLTDADVILYNGLNLETGNGWFEKALEQAGKSLKDKKVIAVSKDVKPIYLNGEEGNKDKQDPHAWLSLDNGIKYVKTIQQTFIDNDKKHKADYEKQGNKYIAQLEKLNNDSKDKFNDIPKEQRAMITSEGAFKYFSKQYGITPGYIWEINTEKQGTPEQMRQAIEFVKAHKLKHLLVETSVDKKAMESLSEETKKDIFGEVYTDSIGKEGTKGDSYYKMMKSNIETVHGSMK from the coding sequence ATGAAAAAATTAATACCTTTATTATTAGCCTTATTACTTCTAGTAGCTGCATGTGGTACTGGTGGTAAACAAAGTAGTGATAAGTCAAATGGCAAACTAAAAGTTGTAACGACGAATTCAATTTTATACGATATGGCTAAAAATGTTGGTGGAGACAACGTCGATATTCATAGTATTGTCCCAGTCGGTCAAGATCCCCATGAATATGAAGTTAAACCTAAAGATATTAAAAAGTTAACTGACGCTGACGTCATTTTATATAACGGCTTAAACTTAGAAACTGGTAACGGTTGGTTTGAAAAAGCCTTAGAACAAGCTGGTAAATCATTAAAAGATAAAAAAGTTATCGCAGTATCAAAAGATGTTAAACCTATCTATTTAAACGGTGAAGAAGGCAACAAAGATAAACAAGACCCACACGCATGGTTAAGTTTAGACAACGGTATTAAATACGTAAAAACAATTCAACAAACATTTATCGATAACGACAAAAAACATAAAGCAGATTATGAAAAACAAGGTAATAAGTACATTGCACAATTGGAAAAGTTAAATAATGATAGTAAAGATAAATTTAATGATATTCCAAAAGAACAACGTGCCATGATAACAAGTGAAGGTGCATTTAAATACTTCTCAAAACAATATGGAATTACTCCAGGTTATATTTGGGAAATTAACACTGAGAAACAAGGTACACCAGAGCAAATGAGACAAGCAATCGAGTTTGTAAAAGCTCATAAATTAAAACACTTATTAGTTGAAACAAGTGTTGATAAAAAAGCAATGGAAAGTTTATCAGAAGAAACGAAAAAAGATATCTTCGGTGAAGTGTACACAGATTCAATTGGTAAAGAAGGCACTAAAGGTGATTCTTATTATAAAATGATGAAATCAAACATTGAAACTGTACACGGAAGCATGAAATAA
- a CDS encoding metal ABC transporter permease: protein MLEFVEHLFTYQFLNRALITSIIVGIVCGTVGSLIVLRGLSLMGDAMSHAVLPGVALSFLFGIPMFVGALVTGMIASIFIGYITSSSKTKPDAAIGISFTAFLASGIIIISLINTTTDLYHILFGNLLAITNSAFLTTIVIGSIVLILIIIFYRPLMISTFDPTFSRMSGLNTTLLHYFVMLLLSLVTVVSIQTVGIILVVALLITPASTAFLISKKLYSMMIIASLISVISSIVGLYYSYIYNIPSGATIVLCTFVIYIITLFFTKFTNRKKRGSLT from the coding sequence ATGTTAGAGTTTGTCGAACATTTATTTACATATCAATTCTTAAATCGTGCATTGATAACTTCAATTATTGTAGGGATTGTTTGCGGTACAGTTGGTAGTTTAATTGTATTACGAGGTCTTTCATTAATGGGAGATGCAATGAGTCACGCTGTATTACCAGGTGTTGCCCTATCATTCTTGTTTGGTATTCCAATGTTTGTAGGTGCGCTTGTAACTGGTATGATTGCAAGTATTTTTATCGGTTATATCACATCTAGTAGTAAAACGAAACCAGATGCCGCGATTGGAATTAGTTTTACCGCTTTCTTAGCTTCAGGGATTATTATTATAAGCTTAATAAACACAACGACAGATCTATACCATATTTTATTTGGTAACTTACTAGCTATCACAAATAGTGCTTTTCTAACAACTATTGTGATTGGTTCAATCGTCCTTATATTAATCATTATTTTCTATCGTCCATTAATGATTTCTACGTTCGATCCTACGTTCAGTAGAATGAGTGGTCTAAATACTACGTTGCTACATTACTTTGTGATGTTATTACTTTCATTAGTAACAGTCGTAAGTATTCAAACAGTTGGTATTATTCTTGTAGTTGCTTTATTAATCACACCTGCATCTACAGCATTTTTAATAAGCAAAAAACTATACTCAATGATGATTATTGCGAGTTTAATAAGTGTCATAAGTTCAATTGTCGGGCTTTATTATAGTTATATTTACAACATTCCTAGTGGTGCAACAATTGTACTTTGTACATTTGTAATTTATATCATCACATTATTTTTCACAAAATTTACGAATAGAAAGAAACGAGGAAGTTTAACATGA
- a CDS encoding metal ABC transporter ATP-binding protein, with translation MLETKDLNLFLGNKHVLKNISLSIPVRGEIIGIMGPNGAGKSSLIKSLIGEFNATGTKLLYNKPIQHQLQHITYIPQKAHIDLDFPISVEQVILSGCYKEIGWFRRPNKSARDKLKQLLSDLELETLRHRQISELSGGQLQRVLVARALMSESEVYFLDEPFVGIDFSSEKLIMTKIENLKQQGKLILIIHHDLSKAKQYFDRIILLNQTLRYFGDSEEAMSVTRLNETFMSSTDCSDPSQRSNITC, from the coding sequence TTGTTAGAAACAAAAGATTTAAATTTGTTTTTAGGTAATAAGCATGTACTTAAAAACATTTCTTTATCGATACCAGTTCGCGGTGAAATCATTGGTATCATGGGCCCAAACGGTGCTGGTAAATCTTCGCTAATCAAATCATTAATTGGCGAATTTAACGCTACCGGTACAAAATTGTTATATAACAAACCTATACAACACCAACTGCAACATATTACATACATTCCACAAAAAGCACATATTGATTTAGATTTTCCAATAAGTGTGGAACAAGTGATTTTATCAGGTTGCTATAAAGAAATTGGATGGTTTAGACGACCTAATAAATCAGCAAGGGATAAACTTAAACAGTTATTAAGCGATTTGGAATTAGAAACTTTACGTCATCGACAAATTTCAGAATTAAGTGGTGGACAATTACAACGTGTATTAGTAGCGAGAGCATTGATGTCCGAAAGTGAAGTATATTTTCTAGACGAACCTTTTGTAGGAATTGATTTTAGTAGCGAAAAATTGATTATGACAAAAATAGAAAATTTAAAACAACAAGGAAAACTTATCCTGATTATCCACCATGATTTATCAAAAGCAAAACAATACTTTGATCGCATTATTCTTTTAAATCAAACATTACGATACTTTGGTGATAGTGAAGAAGCTATGAGTGTCACTCGCTTAAATGAAACTTTTATGAGCAGTACAGACTGCAGTGACCCTAGTCAAAGGAGCAATATAACATGTTAG
- a CDS encoding metal-dependent transcriptional regulator — protein sequence MLTEEKEDYLKAILTNNGDKNFVTNKILSQFLNIKPPSVSEMVGRLEKAGYVETKPYKGVRLTEDGLTHTLDIIKRHRLLELFLIEILKYNWEEVHQEAEILEHRISDLFVERLDSLLNFPETCPHGGVIPRNNEYKEKYVTTILNYEPGDLVTIKRVRDKTDLLVYLSSKDISIGNEVEIVSKDEMNKVIIIKRNDNVIIISYENAMNMFAEK from the coding sequence ATGTTAACTGAAGAAAAAGAGGATTATTTAAAGGCAATTCTTACGAATAATGGCGATAAAAATTTTGTAACAAATAAAATCTTATCTCAATTTTTAAATATTAAGCCTCCATCTGTAAGTGAAATGGTAGGTCGTCTTGAAAAAGCAGGTTATGTCGAAACAAAGCCATATAAAGGTGTTAGATTAACAGAAGATGGTTTAACGCATACACTTGATATTATTAAGAGGCATCGACTATTAGAATTATTTTTAATAGAGATATTGAAATATAATTGGGAAGAAGTACATCAAGAAGCAGAAATTTTAGAACATCGAATTTCAGATCTATTTGTAGAGAGATTAGATAGTCTATTAAATTTTCCTGAAACGTGTCCGCATGGCGGAGTTATACCGAGAAATAATGAATATAAAGAGAAATATGTTACAACTATTTTAAATTATGAACCGGGTGATCTTGTAACTATCAAACGTGTGAGAGATAAAACAGATTTGTTAGTGTACCTGTCTAGTAAAGATATATCGATAGGTAATGAAGTTGAAATTGTTTCCAAAGATGAAATGAATAAAGTGATAATTATTAAACGCAATGACAATGTTATAATTATTAGCTATGAAAATGCTATGAACATGTTCGCTGAAAAATAA